In the uncultured Methanolobus sp. genome, one interval contains:
- a CDS encoding CDP-alcohol phosphatidyltransferase family protein, which yields MFNELKDTIRSSILPFVKWIPLSPNSLTIIGLLISVWAAVVFATGNLIGGGLLILFSGFFDMIDGAVARAKDSMTVFGAVLDSTCDRYADAIVFVGIIYGSVTGTIVQSNLFSVPLWFWVVLAIIGSYMVSYVRSRAESAGVSSMNIGIAERPERMLILVAGSLSGYLLESLVLIVILTHITMVQRLLYAKKELS from the coding sequence ATGTTCAATGAACTAAAAGATACTATCAGGTCTTCGATATTACCGTTTGTTAAATGGATTCCTTTATCTCCAAACTCACTCACAATTATTGGTCTTCTGATAAGTGTATGGGCAGCAGTTGTTTTTGCCACAGGCAATTTAATCGGAGGAGGATTGCTAATCCTTTTCAGCGGTTTTTTTGACATGATAGACGGTGCTGTTGCACGTGCAAAGGACTCTATGACAGTGTTTGGAGCCGTACTGGATTCCACATGTGACAGATATGCCGATGCAATTGTATTCGTAGGCATCATTTACGGATCAGTTACCGGCACTATCGTGCAGAGCAACCTGTTCTCCGTGCCGCTGTGGTTCTGGGTTGTACTCGCCATCATTGGATCATATATGGTGAGTTATGTGCGTTCCAGGGCAGAAAGTGCAGGTGTAAGTTCCATGAACATCGGTATTGCCGAAAGACCGGAACGTATGCTTATCCTTGTGGCAGGTTCCCTTAGCGGATATCTTCTGGAATCTCTTGTTCTGATAGTCATACTTACTCATATTACGATGGTGCAGCGTTTACTTTATGCAAAAAAAGAGCTTTCATGA
- the purS gene encoding phosphoribosylformylglycinamidine synthase subunit PurS, giving the protein MQYQADVTIELKSGMLDPEGTTIKRALEHLGYETESVKTAKKYTIDLTAENIHDAREIVEQMCQKLIANPIIHNYAISLRELQ; this is encoded by the coding sequence ATGCAATATCAGGCAGATGTAACCATTGAACTCAAAAGCGGTATGCTTGACCCTGAAGGCACAACAATCAAAAGGGCACTTGAACACCTTGGATATGAAACCGAGAGTGTAAAAACAGCTAAGAAATACACAATCGATCTTACGGCTGAGAATATCCACGATGCCAGAGAGATAGTTGAGCAGATGTGCCAGAAGCTCATCGCAAACCCGATCATCCATAATTATGCTATATCCCTGAGGGAACTGCAATGA
- the purQ gene encoding phosphoribosylformylglycinamidine synthase subunit PurQ yields the protein MSIGIVQFGGSNCDLDVLHVLKDVIGVDAELVWYKEEDLSRFEGIVVPGGFSYGDYLRAGAIAARTPIMASIKKLADAGKPVIGICNGFQVLTESGLLDGALTTNDYPKFRCEPTLLRVETIDTPFTSKFKKGEVVSIPIAHMEGNFYADEATLSKLENNDQVAFRYVNKEGKVTDEVNPNGSQENIAGIVSTKKNVLGMMPHPERASEEILGSKDGLRIFESMVEFITQP from the coding sequence ATGAGTATAGGTATTGTACAGTTTGGTGGCAGCAATTGTGACCTTGACGTGTTGCATGTCCTTAAAGATGTAATCGGAGTTGACGCTGAACTCGTATGGTACAAGGAAGAAGACCTTTCCCGGTTTGAAGGAATAGTTGTCCCTGGCGGTTTCTCATACGGAGATTATCTAAGGGCCGGCGCCATTGCAGCACGTACTCCAATCATGGCTTCTATCAAGAAACTTGCAGATGCAGGCAAACCTGTCATCGGTATATGCAACGGATTTCAGGTACTTACCGAATCCGGCCTTCTTGACGGAGCTCTTACAACCAACGACTATCCAAAATTCAGATGTGAACCCACGCTTCTAAGAGTTGAGACAATTGATACTCCTTTTACTTCAAAGTTCAAAAAAGGTGAAGTTGTCAGCATTCCTATCGCTCATATGGAAGGTAATTTCTACGCAGATGAAGCAACTCTTTCAAAGCTCGAAAACAACGATCAGGTTGCATTCAGATACGTAAACAAAGAAGGCAAGGTTACAGATGAAGTAAATCCAAACGGCTCACAGGAGAATATTGCAGGTATTGTAAGTACAAAGAAGAACGTACTTGGTATGATGCCACACCCTGAAAGAGCCTCTGAGGAAATACTTGGTTCAAAGGACGGTCTCAGGATTTTCGAATCAATGGTGGAGTTCATTACCCAGCCATAA
- a CDS encoding lectin like domain-containing protein produces the protein MKVAIKIVIILLALTFLNIGIINANGNDSVTKSNSIQDLNASNQLSESESDAFLHLQNDDEGTNLTVQDESLQINSMNSSSFVNSANLSVSELNPDFIEYMERQQSNVKSMAVDDERLNGVIPCPVDFSYLNPINFTYSVASYTSSYDLREQGKVTSVKNQGSCGSCWSFATYGSLESTLMPEENFDLSEQNLKNLHGFNKDGCNGGTHLMSTAYLARWDGPVLEADDPYNPDNSSSPSLDPVKHINKVLFLPLRQSSLDNDAIKIALQQYGAVYVDMAMFDEAYNSSFYSYYYEGSSIYDGHAVTIVGWDDNYDRNNFSTPAPGNGAFIVKNSWGDYWGDDGYFYVSYYDTMFGRRTGCAVFIAEDATRLDNIYQYDPLGYTTFSLGYGSGTAWGSNVFTANSNETLEAVSFYALQSQTSYEVYIYADPDSNPYGDLKTSMTGSVVYPGYYTVNLNQNLTLSEGQKFSVVIKFNTPDYYYPLAVESPYGSYSDAATANAKESYFSQDGSNWVDLTDVYSNANLCIKAFTTDMNKAPSATILSLSPNPADEEDMVFFEGTGNDTDGEVTGYNWESNIDGHLSSSANFSTSNLSAGYHKISFKVLDNDGTWSDEVTTFLMINRIHPVNITLQSHIGGVIRDTVVAGDYAYAGQGQNLIILDVSNTSQPVEMGKLLTPSKVLDIEIAGNYAYVANGESGLIIVDVGNPDKPEIAGIYSSGTSAEIVAVFGNYSYVFHPSHGISIVNISNPAIPTLEGSYSTSGSLCDVEIAGNHLYVADEDNGLLILNVSSPAAPVLEGSYSTSALLDVEIAGNYVYMADMSDCISIVNISNPALPVLENVYNDGNCWPEKLVVSGNYAYVSDWLTGLLILDISDPAAPAIAGTYQTDGSAIDVEVSGNSAYISDRSNGLIIINITNKTSPGFSGTYPANPYMIGIDFWNNHTYVVDLFNGLAIYDLSNPTLPLLAGEHETGYLTADVDVSDNCAYVTDVFNGLMIFDISDSESPETTGNCYIDGLPRDIVVSGSYAYVIATDHDLKRLMIIDVSDPASPAVTGTYETESQHILDWWFEDVDVSGNYAYLTDYENGLFVLDISDPASPVIAGSFDTGDLETEVTVSGNYAYVVTNKSDLLVVDISNPASLTLTGSYHIGEDIVDAKASGRFVITTDIFGVISVIDVSNPALPTLAGTYDTIGDEYTDYSIAMAGNQIYLAGGDNGLVALKTDLIFKSNNAPTATISSISPDPADKGDSVFFEGSGSDTDGGVAGYNWISSIDGYLSNSANFSTSGLSAGKHTIYFRVFDDDGEWSENIIYTLEIEGSSSSGVSSSSSTSSSSGGGGGGGGATTGEDFENIKFKDVQGLYAAKDELLEYIFDSQKNPVTHVEYFSLKNTGKVQTIVEVLINTSSFAKSDAPGNIYQQMNIWVGKAGFVNPENVENLSIGFKVEKSWLDENNLDASTVNLYRYESNLWNVLPTTVVSEDETYVYFESPTPGFSPFAICSEAEQKETDEETKLKSVDVANVPEDDTELETDAKVDELEEVAANKNKSTGIFAIGGGIAVLLVGAFVVYRKRS, from the coding sequence ATGAAAGTGGCAATAAAAATAGTAATCATATTGCTAGCGCTGACATTTTTAAACATAGGCATCATAAATGCAAATGGTAACGATTCTGTTACAAAATCTAATAGCATTCAAGATCTTAATGCATCAAATCAGCTGTCTGAAAGCGAATCAGATGCCTTTTTACATTTACAGAATGATGATGAAGGAACAAATCTCACAGTACAAGATGAGTCTCTTCAAATAAACTCCATGAACTCTTCTTCTTTTGTTAATTCAGCAAACTTGTCTGTGTCTGAATTAAATCCTGACTTTATCGAGTATATGGAACGTCAGCAAAGTAATGTGAAAAGCATGGCAGTGGATGATGAAAGATTAAACGGTGTAATACCCTGTCCAGTCGATTTTTCGTATCTCAACCCCATTAATTTTACTTACAGTGTTGCCTCTTATACTTCTTCATATGATCTCAGGGAACAGGGCAAGGTTACTTCGGTGAAAAATCAGGGTTCATGTGGCTCATGCTGGAGCTTTGCAACATATGGTTCACTTGAATCCACCCTTATGCCTGAAGAGAATTTTGACCTTTCGGAGCAGAACCTGAAAAACCTGCATGGTTTTAACAAAGATGGCTGCAACGGTGGAACTCATCTAATGTCAACTGCCTACCTTGCAAGATGGGATGGTCCTGTGCTGGAAGCCGATGATCCTTACAACCCGGATAACAGTTCTTCTCCCTCTCTGGACCCTGTTAAGCATATTAATAAAGTACTATTCCTCCCATTGAGGCAATCTTCACTTGACAACGATGCGATTAAGATTGCCCTTCAACAATATGGTGCAGTGTATGTTGACATGGCAATGTTTGATGAAGCCTACAATTCTTCTTTCTATTCGTACTACTATGAAGGGTCTTCCATTTATGATGGCCATGCAGTGACTATTGTTGGATGGGACGATAATTATGATCGTAATAACTTCTCCACCCCTGCCCCGGGAAACGGAGCTTTCATAGTTAAGAACAGTTGGGGTGATTACTGGGGAGATGACGGATATTTCTACGTATCTTACTATGATACCATGTTTGGAAGAAGAACGGGGTGTGCTGTTTTTATTGCTGAAGATGCCACCAGGCTTGATAACATATATCAGTATGATCCTCTTGGGTATACTACTTTCAGTTTGGGTTATGGGTCCGGCACAGCATGGGGGTCAAACGTATTCACGGCCAACTCCAACGAAACACTGGAAGCTGTGTCATTCTATGCTCTTCAGTCACAAACCAGCTATGAAGTTTACATATATGCGGACCCTGATTCAAATCCATATGGAGATCTTAAAACATCTATGACCGGCTCGGTTGTTTATCCTGGTTATTATACTGTAAATCTGAATCAGAATCTTACCCTAAGTGAAGGACAGAAATTTTCCGTTGTAATCAAATTCAACACTCCTGACTATTATTACCCTTTAGCAGTGGAATCGCCTTATGGGTCGTATTCCGATGCTGCAACAGCAAATGCTAAAGAAAGTTATTTTTCACAGGATGGTTCAAACTGGGTTGATCTCACAGATGTGTATTCCAACGCCAATCTGTGCATAAAAGCATTTACTACAGATATGAACAAAGCCCCTTCTGCCACAATTTTGTCATTGTCACCAAATCCTGCTGATGAAGAGGACATGGTTTTCTTCGAAGGAACTGGTAATGACACCGACGGTGAAGTGACAGGATACAACTGGGAATCTAACATTGACGGTCATCTGAGCAGTTCGGCAAATTTCAGCACCTCCAATCTTTCGGCAGGTTATCATAAAATAAGCTTTAAGGTTCTTGATAATGACGGAACATGGTCTGATGAAGTTACGACATTCTTAATGATAAATAGGATACATCCTGTGAATATTACTTTGCAGTCACACATAGGTGGCGTAATAAGAGACACCGTTGTTGCCGGCGATTATGCCTATGCAGGACAGGGACAGAATCTGATCATACTTGATGTCAGTAATACTAGCCAGCCTGTAGAGATGGGAAAGTTGCTCACTCCCTCAAAAGTACTTGATATTGAAATAGCCGGAAACTACGCTTATGTGGCTAATGGAGAAAGCGGTCTTATAATAGTTGATGTCGGCAATCCTGATAAACCCGAAATCGCTGGAATTTATAGCTCAGGAACATCAGCAGAAATTGTTGCTGTCTTTGGCAATTATTCTTACGTGTTTCATCCCTCACATGGAATTAGTATAGTGAACATAAGCAATCCTGCCATACCGACACTTGAAGGAAGTTATTCCACTAGTGGTTCTTTGTGTGATGTTGAAATTGCAGGTAATCATCTCTATGTTGCTGATGAAGACAACGGTCTTTTAATACTAAACGTCAGCAGCCCTGCTGCACCTGTACTTGAAGGTAGCTATTCCACCAGTGCTTTACTTGATGTTGAAATTGCAGGCAACTATGTTTATATGGCCGATATGTCTGACTGTATTTCAATAGTAAACATAAGCAATCCTGCCTTACCAGTCCTTGAAAATGTTTATAATGATGGTAATTGCTGGCCTGAAAAGCTTGTTGTTTCAGGTAATTATGCCTATGTGAGTGATTGGTTGACCGGTCTTCTGATATTAGACATAAGTGACCCTGCTGCACCAGCAATTGCCGGTACATACCAAACTGATGGTTCGGCAATTGATGTTGAAGTCTCTGGAAATAGTGCTTACATTAGTGATCGTAGTAATGGCCTTATAATCATCAATATAACGAATAAGACCTCACCAGGTTTTTCTGGAACTTATCCTGCCAACCCTTATATGATTGGTATTGATTTCTGGAATAATCATACGTATGTGGTTGATTTGTTTAATGGGCTTGCAATTTATGATCTTAGCAATCCGACTTTACCGCTCCTCGCAGGTGAACATGAAACAGGTTATCTGACTGCGGATGTTGATGTATCTGATAATTGTGCTTATGTGACTGATGTATTCAATGGTCTCATGATTTTTGATATCAGCGATTCGGAATCACCGGAGACTACGGGGAATTGCTACATTGATGGATTACCCAGGGATATTGTTGTCAGTGGCAGTTATGCTTATGTGATTGCTACGGATCATGATTTGAAAAGATTGATGATTATTGATGTAAGTGATCCTGCTTCACCCGCAGTTACGGGAACTTATGAAACTGAAAGTCAGCATATTCTTGACTGGTGGTTCGAGGATGTTGATGTTTCCGGCAACTATGCTTATCTGACTGATTATGAAAATGGTCTTTTTGTTCTTGACATAAGCGATCCTGCCTCACCGGTAATTGCAGGCAGTTTTGATACAGGAGACCTTGAAACGGAAGTTACCGTGTCTGGCAATTATGCCTATGTCGTTACCAATAAAAGTGACCTTTTGGTGGTGGATATAAGTAATCCTGCATCTTTAACCCTGACAGGCAGTTACCACATAGGTGAAGATATAGTAGATGCTAAAGCTTCTGGCAGGTTTGTTATTACAACTGATATCTTCGGTGTAATTTCAGTTATTGACGTAAGCAATCCTGCTTTACCAACACTTGCAGGTACATATGACACTATAGGCGATGAATATACTGATTATAGTATTGCTATGGCTGGAAATCAGATTTACCTGGCTGGTGGTGACAACGGCCTTGTAGCTTTAAAGACTGATCTGATTTTTAAATCGAACAATGCGCCAACAGCCACAATATCATCCATATCACCGGACCCAGCTGACAAAGGGGACTCGGTTTTCTTTGAAGGGAGCGGCAGTGACACCGACGGTGGAGTTGCAGGATACAACTGGATATCCAGTATTGATGGCTATCTGAGCAATTCAGCTAATTTCAGTACATCCGGTCTTTCAGCAGGCAAACATACTATCTATTTCAGAGTATTCGACGATGATGGTGAATGGTCCGAGAATATTATATATACATTAGAAATAGAAGGAAGCAGCTCTTCCGGCGTTTCTTCTTCGTCTTCCACCTCCTCCTCTTCAGGAGGTGGGGGTGGAGGTGGAGGTGCTACCACCGGTGAAGACTTCGAGAATATCAAATTCAAAGATGTGCAAGGGCTTTACGCAGCAAAAGACGAATTATTAGAATACATCTTTGATTCTCAAAAAAATCCGGTCACACATGTTGAATACTTTTCACTAAAGAACACGGGTAAGGTGCAGACTATTGTTGAAGTGCTCATAAACACATCATCTTTTGCAAAAAGTGATGCACCTGGAAATATCTACCAACAGATGAACATCTGGGTAGGTAAAGCCGGGTTCGTTAATCCTGAGAATGTTGAGAACCTGAGTATCGGTTTTAAGGTGGAAAAGTCATGGCTGGATGAAAATAACCTTGACGCAAGCACAGTGAATCTTTACAGGTATGAAAGTAATCTGTGGAATGTTCTCCCAACCACAGTAGTATCTGAAGATGAAACGTATGTTTACTTTGAGAGTCCGACTCCGGGCTTCTCTCCATTTGCAATATGTTCTGAAGCTGAACAGAAAGAAACTGATGAAGAAACAAAACTTAAATCAGTAGATGTTGCAAATGTACCTGAAGATGATACTGAATTAGAAACAGATGCTAAGGTTGATGAGCTGGAAGAAGTAGCAGCTAATAAAAATAAATCCACTGGCATTTTCGCAATAGGTGGAGGAATCGCAGTTCTGCTTGTAGGCGCCTTTGTAGTATACAGGAAACGGAGTTAG
- the rnhB gene encoding ribonuclease HII — protein sequence MKIAGLDEAGKGPVIGPMCIGGVMLEDAKESTLKNLGVADSKKISPKKRVQLAGQIEKYSEKVFVLEISAQQIDELRTLMSMNDIMVVAFSKVLEQLHPETAYADAADVNEERFGIRLLEEYRKNNPEKADKLTIVSRHKADASYPIVSAASIVAKVCRDQLIEDLKTENDVDFGSGYPSDPKTKKFLVDWYDEHGEFPDFVRHSWKTAENIVNEFKKA from the coding sequence ATGAAAATAGCCGGATTAGACGAAGCTGGGAAAGGGCCGGTAATAGGACCAATGTGTATCGGCGGGGTTATGCTTGAAGATGCAAAGGAAAGTACATTAAAAAATCTTGGTGTTGCTGATTCAAAAAAGATCAGCCCCAAAAAAAGAGTCCAGCTGGCAGGCCAGATAGAGAAGTATTCTGAAAAGGTCTTTGTACTGGAAATATCTGCACAGCAGATAGACGAACTCAGGACTCTCATGAGCATGAACGATATTATGGTGGTTGCATTCTCAAAAGTGCTTGAACAACTTCATCCTGAAACAGCTTATGCCGATGCTGCTGATGTGAACGAGGAACGATTTGGCATCAGGCTTTTAGAAGAATACAGGAAAAACAATCCTGAAAAAGCTGATAAACTGACAATTGTTTCCAGACACAAAGCAGATGCAAGTTATCCAATCGTATCTGCTGCATCCATTGTTGCCAAGGTTTGCAGGGATCAGCTTATAGAGGATTTAAAAACTGAAAATGACGTGGACTTTGGAAGTGGCTATCCTTCAGATCCTAAAACAAAGAAATTCCTTGTTGACTGGTACGATGAGCACGGGGAATTTCCTGATTTTGTGAGACATTCCTGGAAAACCGCGGAGAATATTGTTAATGAATTTAAAAAAGCCTGA
- a CDS encoding type II secretion system F family protein encodes MTEANESSEILTETIPEDIVEDIEEESVSAENQTYQEPVSDEKKGKKKKSKKQGKNVDLDHYVKKAVIYVEILKKIPYVLIGDKIKARKESYENLQMQLNQARIPISHEMYISNAIFYSLVAGIAGALIGLFLTYTVIVLVGLPEQITNITFSPRFAWLLSFKEIFVGLLITGIFIVGMGGLVYALFMLFPGFQASERKAKIDMQLPYAVTFMYALSKGGMNIIDVFRALARSEDTYGEVSREIDSIVRDMDYFGHDLRTALSSASETTPSDRFQDLIYNLLTVIDSGGNIPNYFRDKSEQYLVKAEVDQKGFLETLGLLAESYVTAFVAGPLFIIIMGVMMAVMGSGTTTMVYAIIYAVLPIGSIMFVVMISIITPTELGEPKLLPTTEILDHGTPDVPAYLKPVYDEDGEPVDETEEKVRNRGYFEGFIKSKKSLALKGIALNPLKPMLKEPLTTLVVTIPLALFVILLPMLLNMNRIRDPVLLVDFIDDKVVLAIFIIIIPLSIFHEIKARRKRKLENSFPDFMKKLASTNETGMTLRDSIRLMAKSDTDTLSKEIRKIWHDIFWGLEINDGLIRFANRLRTQVVTRSLSLVTKANESSGDIGEVLLVAARDAASEQGMKRERGMSMMIYIVIIYISFFVFVGVIFVISTTFLSEMAEAGQQMAASGSQTGGFLGSFDLEAYTRLFKHASIIQGLSSGLMAGAMGEGSVMSGLKHATIMIAIGYAIFTLFI; translated from the coding sequence GTGACTGAGGCCAATGAAAGTTCTGAGATACTGACAGAGACTATCCCGGAAGATATTGTTGAAGATATCGAAGAAGAGAGTGTATCTGCTGAAAACCAGACCTATCAGGAACCTGTAAGTGATGAAAAGAAAGGGAAAAAGAAGAAATCCAAAAAACAAGGGAAGAATGTTGACCTTGATCATTATGTAAAGAAGGCTGTAATTTACGTAGAAATACTGAAAAAGATACCTTATGTGCTTATTGGCGATAAGATCAAAGCCAGGAAGGAAAGCTACGAAAACCTTCAAATGCAACTTAACCAGGCGCGTATACCCATATCCCATGAGATGTACATCTCAAATGCCATTTTCTATTCACTTGTTGCAGGAATTGCAGGTGCTCTTATAGGATTATTCCTCACATACACCGTGATTGTCCTTGTAGGACTACCGGAACAGATTACAAATATTACATTCAGTCCGAGGTTTGCATGGCTGCTGTCCTTTAAAGAGATTTTTGTCGGACTTTTAATTACGGGTATTTTCATAGTTGGAATGGGAGGACTTGTCTACGCTTTATTCATGCTTTTCCCGGGATTCCAGGCAAGTGAGAGGAAAGCAAAGATCGATATGCAGCTTCCTTATGCTGTTACATTCATGTACGCTCTCAGTAAAGGCGGAATGAATATCATCGATGTATTCAGAGCGCTTGCAAGATCAGAGGACACATACGGAGAAGTATCCAGAGAAATAGATTCCATTGTAAGGGATATGGATTATTTCGGACACGACCTGAGGACCGCACTTTCAAGTGCTTCAGAAACAACTCCTTCTGACAGGTTCCAGGATCTTATTTATAATCTTCTTACTGTTATCGACAGTGGCGGAAATATCCCAAATTATTTCCGTGACAAGTCGGAGCAGTATCTTGTCAAGGCAGAGGTCGATCAGAAAGGTTTCCTTGAAACCCTTGGACTGCTGGCAGAATCATATGTCACGGCTTTTGTAGCTGGTCCTCTGTTCATAATCATCATGGGTGTCATGATGGCTGTGATGGGGTCCGGGACCACTACCATGGTATATGCCATTATCTACGCAGTGTTACCTATTGGTTCCATAATGTTTGTTGTGATGATCAGTATTATCACACCAACAGAACTGGGAGAACCAAAACTTCTTCCCACAACGGAAATACTGGACCATGGAACACCTGATGTGCCGGCATATCTTAAACCTGTTTATGACGAGGACGGTGAACCTGTTGATGAAACCGAAGAAAAGGTCCGCAACAGAGGTTATTTTGAAGGGTTCATAAAATCCAAGAAATCCCTTGCTTTGAAGGGAATCGCATTGAACCCGCTTAAGCCAATGCTTAAGGAACCGCTTACTACACTTGTCGTCACGATCCCACTGGCTCTGTTCGTAATCCTTCTGCCTATGCTGCTGAATATGAACAGGATACGCGATCCGGTCCTTTTGGTGGATTTTATCGATGACAAGGTAGTACTTGCAATATTCATCATTATTATTCCGCTTTCCATATTCCATGAGATAAAGGCCAGAAGGAAAAGAAAGCTTGAGAACAGCTTCCCGGATTTCATGAAGAAACTTGCCAGTACCAATGAGACAGGAATGACACTCAGGGATTCCATCAGGCTTATGGCTAAATCTGACACTGACACCCTGAGCAAGGAGATCAGGAAGATCTGGCATGATATTTTCTGGGGACTTGAGATCAACGATGGACTGATAAGATTTGCAAACCGCCTGAGAACTCAGGTTGTCACAAGATCGCTTTCACTTGTCACCAAAGCCAACGAGTCAAGCGGAGATATCGGCGAGGTTCTGTTGGTAGCTGCCAGGGATGCAGCATCCGAGCAGGGTATGAAAAGGGAACGTGGCATGAGTATGATGATCTACATTGTTATCATCTACATTTCGTTCTTTGTGTTTGTTGGTGTGATATTTGTCATTTCCACAACATTCCTTTCAGAGATGGCAGAGGCAGGACAACAGATGGCAGCATCAGGTTCCCAGACCGGAGGGTTCCTTGGAAGCTTTGATCTTGAAGCATACACACGCCTTTTCAAGCATGCATCCATCATTCAGGGACTAAGTTCAGGGCTTATGGCAGGAGCAATGGGAGAAGGCAGTGTAATGTCCGGCCTTAAACATGCCACCATCATGATAGCTATTGGATACGCAATATTCACGCTTTTCATCTGA